The Alligator mississippiensis isolate rAllMis1 chromosome 3, rAllMis1, whole genome shotgun sequence DNA window ACAGTAATGTTTTGGTATTTTAATGTGTGTGCAGAcgcacacaattaaaaaaaaaaatcaattggaaATAATAAGGGACACTTGGAAGATTGAATATGTGCAGATACACCATTTCAGTAACTGCGTACCCAAATACATACACTTTTTTTGTTCTAGATTACTTTAACCAATCCAGATGTGTTAAATTATTGTCtattccttttcttcccctccctccagcatgcgtgtgcacgcacgcatgcacgcacacatgcacgcatgcacacacaagctTCGTGATAAGTCAAAGTTCATTAAAATTGTGATTACAGTCATCAGATTGCAAAGCACTGCATGAGTTTAGAACTTTCTGGCCCCAtttacatgagacgtttactatGTAGTAGCTAGttatgactgtgcagtagtgttgcgtgGCATGAactgtgacatgatgctactgcgcacTAATAACAAGCTACCACCATGCAGTCAGTATCATCAGGAAGCCACGTGGGGATACCACTGCGCAGTAATGCCGGTTATTGCATAGTCATtcagtacttgggtatgcaagtactaaatgactgcgcagtaacaactgcacagtcagcatctcgtgtagatgtggcctttTGCTACTTTACTACACTTGGAGACTGGAATTCACTATAAGCAGGCCCAGTTTACCTATATACAGAAGTAACAAGCACCTTTTACTTAAGCCATCCTCACTAATTGAATATGAAACTTGCAGCCACTGCTAAAACCAGAGGTTATTCTTGTAAAATGTAAATGGTGCTTACATTCGCAGAGTGCATGTCTGCGTACACCAGAGCTAAATTTGGCCTATTATCACTTTCCAGATaagtaaacaaaaacaaattatgaTTTGTTCGAGACAGTCCACAGTAGGGGCAGGATTATTACACAGATGTTCCTGGCTTCTAGGCTATGCACATTGTATTAAATCAAATATAAACAAATTatttgttggggaaaaaaaaaatttaaaatattctagATCAGTCCTATTTACTTTTGAGTTCTTGGTATTACTTGAAAAATGCTCTGAGGAAAGATTCAGGTATATCTGGTACATGCTGTTATACATCTAGTATATTTTGTATCTGGTGTATACCTGGTATATCAATTAAACAGCAATTCTATAGGAAACTATTGCTGGAGCTTGAAGTTCAGGAACCGACCTATAGCTTAAAAAATCTGGAAATTTTGAGGCCATTAGATTTGCATACTGATGGTGTTGTGTTTGCAACAATAGTAGGAATTAGAAATAAAAGTAAGAGGGTATGTGACAAACTCGAAACCTGTTCAGCTTGAGGAAAACTTCAGCAACAATGGTATGTAGAAAAGCTGAAACTTCTGTATGGACAGGTGAGATTTAGCTCACATCACTTGTGTGATAAGAGAAGCAGGACTGTCTAGTCAAGACAATGCTTGATCTAGGATTTCCAAATAAAATACTGAAAAGGACCTTTTCTGTGGTCTGGATCTTCATACCTTAAGACTTGTAAAGAAAGGCTCTGTGGTAATGGGATACAGAGCCTTTTGTTTCTTGCCTGCTGGATCAAGTCCAGTCCAAGTTAGTAGCGGATAGAAGTCATTAACTGATGATGGCCCTCTCATGGCCTATATAAAGTGAACTGATGCTGGGATCAGTCCACTTTTTAGGAGACAGCTATCCGTGTAACAAACACAGAGGAGATGCCAGTAAGTGAACAGACACAGGGACCAAACTATTCTCTATTCTTTAAACCTGGGATGTCATGGGGAGTCTGTAAAATCTGCACGTCTTTGCCAGTTCTGTATGGATAAATACAAAGCTTCAGAATTTAATTAAGTCAGTCCTGTCTTATTCACCCTAAATTCATTTGGAAACATTCTAGCACCTCAAATTGACCTCTTTTCAAACTGGATGCATATAAAAgcaagttatttatttatttattttaccaaaTCTATGCCCCAGTCATAGGATCCAagaactggaaaggacctcaagggtcacTTGGACCAACCCCAATCAGAAATTTGAACATATCCAATTCTGTGAAGAGCAGCTTTTAAAACTGATTAGTCTCTCCCTTTAAATATCACAGCCCCAAACCTTTAAATAGAAAGTTACATAACTGATTTTCACTAACCAAAATGAATGAGGGTATATATACTGGAGTTAGTATAATATATGAAAAgaaatgtgtgtgttgggggaagggggttgcaaTATATGATTTAGGTGAATAACTAAAGCATGTTCTGAAAAATCTATATGAGCATCGTATCAGTTGTATTCCGCTTATCTAGGTAGCACAGGTGTCATACACTTACAAATAGCGGCTTCCATGCATTTAATAATTAACCCcgtggttttcttttttccccagaagaAAATAACTGTCTCCTTTTTTTGCTTAGGTAGCTATTACATCCTGAAGCCACAAGGTGGCAATTCAACTTTAATGTTGATTATTACCATTCTCCTAGAAAATGCAAATCTTAGGTGTGAAAAAACAGCTGTCCCTGTATTCTGTAAGGAGCACAGTGAATTAGACATCACCTTCAGAGAATTTGCTCATAGATTACAGCATCATTTATGTCCCTTACTGCGTTTGCCTACAGTGGCTCATTCCTTTTTCCAGTAAATccttctgctgcttctgcccagtgctTCCAGCAAGGACAAGATGATACAATTCTCAGCAACGGAAGTTTAGgtgaggtattaggaaaaactctctcactaacagggtagtaaagcactggaataggctccccAGAAAGCGTGgtgattgtggaatctccatctttggaggtttttaagacctagctagacaaagccttggctgggatgatctagttggggatggtcctgctttgagtagggggttggactagatgacctcctgaagtcccttccaaccctcattttctgtgattctgattTAGCAGCTGGTGTTTAAATGTCCAGTAGATAGCACTACTAGCCAGCATTACAATGCGGCCAAAGTAGAAGGTAGCAACAGGGATTTCAGGGGAAATGAACAATTAAACTCCATGAACGTAAATGACTTGCAGAGCTCATAAAACAGGAATCAGATTTTCAAGGTAAGCAGGTACATTTGGCCCAGCCTGAGCTCAGAAACCCAACCCTGCTACAAACTATGGCTACTTTTTTGGTGTCCACAAAAACCATCACACACTGTTGTACCTGGGTGGGGTGGAGATTTATTTGCATAGAGCAAACGGATagatggtcagactggtatggattGTAGGAGTTTTTGCCTTGCTCTGTAGTGGTGGGGCACAGTGACCTACCCAAGACCTCTTGGGCATATATTGATATATTAATCGAAGCAGGACACTGGGTGCCCTGGTTCCCtggctttacctgtagcaggttagggtgctaggcctgtgttgtgtcagggttgacagaaGTCTTACATAGTTTAGATTCTGGATTTATGGGAtggttggatagggatgatcctgcctcaggcaggaggttggaccagGTGACCTTTGTAGGTCCCTTCTTGCCCTACTCTCTCAGACTCATCCGTTTCCCTGCAGTTTCCTGAAAGATAAGGGTTAAAACAAAGGGGTAAATGATCAAGTCTTTAGCTTGGAGACGATCATTGCGTGCTCCCCAGGCCTCAACATTCAATTTCAATTGCCCCATGGAAGTGTGGGCAAGTGGAGACATTCATCTGCACCAACAGCTTGGACAGCACCAGAGAGTAAAGCGATTgtttcccccttgctcccccccttGCAGCCCAGCAGCAAATCCCCACCCCAGTGGCAGGTGGACAGTGTTGctatgaaggggaaaaaaaaaaaaaaaagaatccattgTCTGAACTCCAAACTGCCACACGCCAGACCTCCGCCATTGTGCGCCCGCTATAGAGATGCAAAGCAGCAGCGTGTGCCATCCACAATCTGCTCCGTGCAGCGGCTCATTACTCATGCAGGCCCGGTGCCCTCCTTGCTCCAGGCTGCGGGGAGCATCTCGGCAGTGGGGCACAGGGGCagtgaggaaaagaaaaggggggaaaaaaagtaattaaaaaagaaaagaagaaaactaaccccccccaaacccacaaaataaaataaagtcaatgttaataaaataaaatgcaatgacacaaaagaaaatgaaatgaaatacataaaataaaatattataaatatgaTAAAAAACCAAGAtgcacagaaataaaataaataaactattaaaaataactaaaataagCACTACTAAAAACAGTCATAAAgtaaacaatgaaataatcaaaatgaaacaatgcaataataaaatgaaacaatCAAAATAAAAGTAACAAAATATAACAATGcaagaatcaaaatgaaataagaaagaaaaagaatgaaataatCAAAAGGTCAATAAGATAAACACAAAAAAATAAGAcgataaaataaacaaaataaaaaaaacaaagaaaaaaatgtcaataACTAAAAATCAAATAAGCAGCGTGCAAAGGAAAGGGGcaacacttcccctccccccgagcaGAGATTTCTGTTTGTGGTGAAGCGCAGGCCCCTCTCCCCGGCCGTGCAGCGCGGCGGGCCGCGTGCAGGGTGCAGCTGGCCGGGCGGGTGCAGATGCGGCGCCCCCCGCGCGGCCCCGCAGTCTGCCCGGCAACACCCGCACCACAGCGGGACCCGCCGCCGTGTCAGCGCCCCCCACGTGGCCCCGCGGCACGAGCCGGCCCCGCCCCTCGCCTGCTTTGCATCAGAATACTCGGGCCTGCGGGCCAATCAGCGCCGCGGAGGCGCCCCCAGCTGCCGGGCGGCCTATAAAAGGAGGCGGCAGCGCTGCGGTAGCATCAGTGTGCTTGTGGGTGCCGAGCGCGGGCAGGGTAGGGGCGAGCGTAGCGGTCTGCGAGTGCCGCGTGTGGATACTACAGTCTGTGCCTGCGTCGGCAGCAGCATCATGACTCTGGAGGAAGTTCACGGGCAGGAGCCAGTGCCGGAGACGGCTGATAGGTGAgtgtctgctggggctggcactgcggAGCCTGTGGTTGGGGCTGCACTTGACTGGCTGGGGCTGACGTGCGGTTCAACTGGGCGCTGACCCCCTCCTTGTGCCTCTCTTGCAGGATGCAGGGTGCTGGCAAAGCCCTCCATGAGCTCCTGGTATCGGCGCAGCGGCGTAGCTGCCTCACGGCCGGCGTCTACGAGTCTGCTAAGCTGATGAATGTGTAAGTCTGCAGCCAGTGTCCTATTCCCCAGCCTGCCCATCTGTCCGTACAGCCACCTCCCTCCTTGCCTGGTGCGTGGAGCCTGGGGTTAATGGATGtctgcctctcccttcccccccctgcaGGGATCCAGATAACGTGGCGTTTTGCGTGCTGGCCATGGATGAGGAGGACGAGGGGGACATTGCCCTGCAGATCCACTTCACTCTCATCCAAGCCTTCTGCTGCGAAAATGACATTGACATCGTGCGGCTTAATGACACCCCCAAGCTGGCCAAGATCCTGGGGCCTGGCGAGGAGGCGGGCGAGCCCAGAGACCTCCACTGCATCCTCATCAtggtgagtggctgggctgggTTTGTGGGTGCTGTGGGCATGGCTGCCCTCTGCAAGCAGCTTGGCATCTGCTCCATGGGTGCCCTTGGGGTGACACTAGTAAGTGCTTCTGCTGGAGACCCCTTCCCCAgtctgagaggtgtgtgtgtgtgtgtgtgtgtgtgtgtgtgtgtgttggataCTTGTCTGATGCTACTTTAGCATGaatttccccacctccctgcaacTTGCCCCACAAAAAGCAAGgtcctgcttgttccccttgaAGGGGATGTGCCAATTTAAAGGGCTAAATCCACTCCTTTTGTGCCAGCATGCTCtcccagctcagtgctgctctgaGGACCAGGAATGTGTTTACTCATGGaagctctcctttttttttctattgcagaACCCCAATGGGGTTGCATGGAAGGATCCAGCCCTTGAAAAGCTGAACTTGTTTTGTGAGGAAAGCCGGAAGGTCAATGACTGGGTGCCCACAATCACCCTGCCGGAGTGATGAATATCCAGTGCACTAAGAAGGCTGAAACCTTTGTTGCATTCTTCTCATGGTGTTGGCTCACCCGGTGTGCAACAAGTTGCTGATTCTGTGGATTAGCTTGGTCAAGAGATCGGATTGAGTCGCTCGGACTGGCACCAAGCAGGCTCTtgtggagagaagaggaggatggCTCGTGCCAGCAGGTTGGCCCCACTATGCAGTGGGGCTAGTGGAGGGGCTGGCATACTATGGAGCTGAAGGAAGTACTGCAAGTTTCCAGGAGCTGAAAAAACTGCAAGTTTCAGGGTCGAGTGGAACTGTTCCAGAAGGCAGGACAGAAGGTTGGGAATTGGACAAAAATCACATGGAAGGACTGGACAAAACAACATTGTAACTAGGAATTGTTggcaatgtctatgaaatattagGAGGAAAACTTTGATGGCCTAGTTAGAGACTTGTTACTGTGACGATACAAAGACTTTTATGCAGACTGTCTTGTACAGACTGACTTATCAGGCCTTTTGGCTACTTTGCAAAACTGGTTTGATTAATGCAATAATCATTTTTATTACTACTTATGCTGCTATTGAAGcatttgtttttataataaactGTTTTTTGACAAATAACTTCTGGTGTCTTGCTTACCTGGATAGGGAAAAGCTTTTGGAGATGACATGCATCCTTTTATATAATGTATATTTTCTCTTTCTACCCCCTTTCCAAATGCCTGTTCTCTGGCAGCTAATGCATGGAAATGTGCCTTTACTAGGAAAGACTCTTAGCTCTGAGAAAGTAGCTGATTTTAATTCAAAGCATGGCTCTTCAAAACTGATAATTTGACCTTTCACCCCTTTGCAACAGCTGCTTACCGCAACAGCTTGCAAGACTGAAGGGCTGCATGCTTAATGACCTTGTTTGTCATAGGTGGCTTCTACAGACGGTTTCTTTAGTAGAGTAGTCCAAGAAGACTTGGTTTCAGACTTCCTGGTGTTGCAAGCAGCTTGCTCTCTGAACAAAAAGCTTTGCATGTCTAATATCTACATGTATTTAACCACCttactgggggggaaaaaaaaatcttgtagcAGCCATGTCTTTGCACTTACTCTCATCAATAACATTATTTCTGCATATGTGtccttttaacattttttgtgAATAGAAGTCAATAGGTAAATCTGAAACATTACAATTAGTGTCTGAATACAGGTTTCAGATATAATAGCTTGTCTGTCTGCCATATGCTGGAACAATAGAAGCTGTCATTCCCCAACCTGATTGTCTGAAACTTTAATTGCCTGGCAAAAACCAAATCAAGTGCAGAGAGAAATTGAGgaattgcacattttttttttttaatgtagtataAACTTGGCTAACATGACTGAAATGAAAACAGCTTTCTCCTAATAGGGCTACCAGTGCACAATTATTTATAGTGTCTTAGTCAGTAGGGAGATGGAGATTGCCTGGGTGGCTGTACCTACTATCCCCAAAGCATGCAACCAAGTCTGTGCATGCTTTGCACAATGGAAGGGTACAGAAAAAGAAACTTAAAATAGACATGAATTGTGtgtccttttaaaagaaaacactaaTACCATAGCAGCGAGAGCAATATTAGAAtacatcccttcccctccccctcccaaatgATTGATTGACATTTTACCACATCTATAAGCAAAATGCTATTTCTGAGAGAACAGCTCATCAAACCAGAGTTGATGACTTCATTAGAAGCAAGCACTACAACGCtattgtaaagcaatttggattcATCCAGTTTTACAGCACTCATCCAATGGGATAAGTGGTGCTCGGTCACTGTCTGTATGTGGTATGACAGAGCAGCATGACAATGCACACGGGATAGAACTCCCAGCAGTTCACCCTTGGATTGGAGTTCTAAATAATTAGTTTTAACTCCTTCACTACATtcaaaatagattaaaaatagTTTTGTAGAGGGAGATTTATGAACTCATTAAAAAAGTTACTTGTTAACTTATTCTTAAGGTTTCTAGGAACTTGATTTCATGAGAGAGACCCTGCACATAAAAAGACTGCTTCCACTGCAACCATTCTGGCAGGTACAGAATGTCTTATCTCAGTAGTAGATTTTCTACCTGGATAAATACATGCACCATCACTTTTAAGAATTTCAGAGCTTTGAAGAAACagaacttggcaagctttgttcTTTGCCTAATCAGTATATGGCTtagaatagcttaaaatgaaCTGTCTTGGAATGAACCATGAGCAGTAAATTAAGGCCTTGAATGATTTAAACTGTAAATCAGATAAAACAGAAGTAAATTATTAAActggtatatatttttttcaattctAATGCAATGCATACCTTGGCTGGTATGATAGATGGGATGGTAAGTAATAGAAACTTTAATTTTGTGACTAGGAGCTCTACCCCAGCATCTATGGAGAAGAGGTATGGGGttccaaataataataaaactaacGAAGCAAGACAAAGCCTGGACTTTAACATTTAAAGCACACATTGGAAAATCATGAGAAGACTTTTGCATTAGAGTCCAGTAAAAGTGAGAGAGTGCCCTTGGCCTTTCCCATAAGCTGTAATTGTGCCTCATGAAGAAGTGCAGTTTCCATCTTTTGTGAGCTTTATCTTGCTGTTGATGAGCACTGATACCTTTAGATGCAGGGCAAATAACATTAAGCCCAGTTTTTCTTGGGTTAGTTATTAAAATGTCCTGTAATGATTGATATTTACTGCATAGCAGTCAAAGACATATAAAGCTTACAAGTTAGGCACTGATGCAAGTATTTCTAATGATGGGCATTATGTAATGGAACAAAAATTAAGCGGCTGATATCTACTGGAGTGAGTAGGCATCTTTATATGCTCAAATATATTCTCTCACATATACTTTGCAAGAAACAACTGTCCAGCTGTTGCAAACATGCATTACACTTGTATATATTCATTGTCCAGGTGCATCAGGTCATTGATTCTTACAGAGTTGCAGAGCTAGCATCTCTGTAATGCCTCAAATATCAGTCATGTTGTAACATTATTGGCTGCTTTACTCTACTGCAGCCAGGGCCTATCACAgggggggccaggagggccatttGGCCCGGCCTCTCATTCACGGAGGgcctcaaatttagacttttgacgttatctccaaatgaggttatacatacagacacagagatacactgacaggattgaaagaagaagaaaaaagctagaaaagcacttgttaaataaaaaatgaacatttattataaattattgcattgtattttgagcctcaaaaaatggaagtggccTGGGCCTTTCTTGACCTCTGAGAGGGCCTGACTGCAGCATTTTTTCCCACTGGGAAATTCCCGGTAGATCTGAGGCTACTTCAGTCTTCAGAAGCTCCAATACATCTGGATGCTTTGAATGACTTCCAGTTACTGACCTCCAGATTAGCTCCACTGTAGCAATATTTTTGGGTCTTTTGCACCTGCTCCTTTGAGCCACAAATAAGTTCCTTTTTTGCTTTTGCCACTGTTCCTGCAGCTCTAGCAGTACGTATACGTGTGGTTGAAGAGTTGGGGATTGGGTAAGGTTACTGAGAATAGAGCACTTGGGAGGCATTTGCTAAACTTGGAATTATGGAATGGTTTATAGTGAGGTGATGGGCTCTTGGTTTGAGAGAAATTTTGAGCCAAgaagtgctgggggagggggaaaccctCTGCTTGCACATCTCTACAATACTTCTCACCTGGGTATTGCAAGATGATCAAACCCGAGTATTTTTAGTATTATCTTTTTGACACAGATATTAAAGATCAAAAAGTATTATTAGGTTGTCCAATCCAAGTTTCTGCTAGTGCTGTTTGGTACTTAAATGATTTGTGAAGTCTCATTCTAAaatttctcaaccagtgggtttCCATTACTTCCCTTGAGTATCTATTCAGTTCTTGAATAGAGCTTGCTCTCAGGAAATTTCCTGTGATATCCAGTCCATTTTCCTTACTTTTGTTCAATTGCTTCTAACAACATTTGTCTATGCATCACTCTAAATAATTCTTTGGTGTTCacactttttatttaaatgtagcCAGTGACCCTGTCCCCAAGTTCTCCAGCTGTGTCAGTCATAATACTGTAATTATTTCTTTTAAGTACCTTGATAGTCTTatccaaatgtgtgtgtgtgtgtgtgtgtattgaatatatatatattgaaggGAGTACTAAGCTGTTGAAATCCTACAAATTCTGCAGTTGACTAGAAAGGATGGAGGGTCCAAAAGGAAGTATATAAAGAATAGACTGCTGCATCTCCATAGATGCTGGCAGATCTGGGAGAAGAGATGTATTCATGGAATGAGGGTATACAATCATTACAGAAATGGTTTTCTTGCTTGCTAAAGATTGCACTAACATTGAGTCAGAGTTTATTGAAAAAGCTAAGTGAGTATTTTGCAGTAAATGAGCAAATATTATTACTGTTTCATCAGTCTTCTGCAGCCTGGTATCCTGTTAGAAgcattagagcagtgattctctagggtgccttgagagcctttcaagggtgctgtggggtgtcaTGTAATCCAAGAACACGccccccagccacaaaacaaccatcagaggaacaacaccaacaccttatgttggctacaaatgtccaacttgggatccttaaaattctagtttattagacggattgaaacactgtaatcataaaccttggggctggtccgcacacatgcacacacatatacacacacacacagtagcaggctacagagtcaggtatacgtATCCTACAAGccctggagtctgtcgttgaggcttctttcagcgtggtgttatcttccagaagggggtcgccggctggtccttctggctggacaggtctggtcgagttggagatcaagagggtgccactgagggtcacttttcactgccttttatctgtccctggcagactttggtgactccccagttttcaggtttgcccaatccaggggtcattgaccctcgtgggacttcccccccctcggtggctactggacggcatctgtcagccccaggggtcgtccgcatgtacgtgcaggtttgggagtccgttgatgaatttagaatagggctctgggagtggttgatctggagatattcagcccaaaagttggtctctggcattgattaactcaggccagggcttctagcccttgatcagtgaagtttagagatttcccggttgttgcattgtcttctattgagttcttccgttggctgatctgcaacttcccaggtgttaattgctgtctgctgctatgttacacattcaatcatgttacacattcaatcactgattcattcgctctttcagaggccagcctgatacagagaagggcagtttgattcctgcccttgttaacattgttacaatgtataacttacttatgaaactaaacacattcagttgaaagttgaaaggtgaggagtataaaatataagctacaaatgccatggcacacaaatagataaaaataccaaactacaaggggagatacaaaatgcgcacacacaaattttaaaacacaattccttatcttaacgtgagagagagaggaaggaagaaaaggtagaaaaagagaaacatatccaaagaggggagagcaaatgcaggcaagaggaaaagggggctttctgctacacttacaacattccaacctcagacttgataaaactg harbors:
- the GADD45G gene encoding growth arrest and DNA damage-inducible protein GADD45 gamma, producing the protein MTLEEVHGQEPVPETADRMQGAGKALHELLVSAQRRSCLTAGVYESAKLMNVDPDNVAFCVLAMDEEDEGDIALQIHFTLIQAFCCENDIDIVRLNDTPKLAKILGPGEEAGEPRDLHCILIMNPNGVAWKDPALEKLNLFCEESRKVNDWVPTITLPE